From Bacteroidales bacterium, a single genomic window includes:
- the infB gene encoding translation initiation factor IF-2, whose translation MVEGKKTRLREVAKEFNVGINTIVQFLDKKGIHIESNPNSRIDEDVYVILFKEYATDINLKKESERLNILNPVKPQTVTIDQVGDTVVEEDTEVRITDFTATKTESTSTPAEPEEKDLRPTEKPDVKILGKIDLDTPKKQKPETKKQEKTEIKESKESKTSTKAEKKSDKKQAESITLVPDKSQEPVVVDKIELDSKTKDKKDVKKASKDDKEKLQPAAKKPDEAIKGSESDTKAETASTTTEKEEISFIQSRVEKLSGPKVLGRIELPEERKRKPGETAASSEESGDAKKKRRRRKRIKKEITEVDKPQESPTAKSRPAESDRTQREAGGERKRRPQQTTRKKAPAKPEISEDDVAKQIKDTLARLTTKTKSRAARYRREKRDAAHERQLHDTEEQEATKNVLKVTEFVSVNDLSTMMDVPVNEVIATCVNMGLFVSINQRLDAETMALVVDEFGYEIEFVSAEVLEAIHDDEEDSEEDLVTRPPIVTVMGHVDHGKTSLLDRIRDTNVIAGEAGGITQHIGAYSVELSSGRIITFLDTPGHEAFTAMRARGAQVTDVAIITIAADDSVMPQTREAINHAQAAGVPIVFAINKIDKETANPEKIKQELASMNILVEDWGGKYQSQEISAKKGINVKELLEKVLVESDLLELKANPKRRASGTVIESQLDKGRGYVATVLVQNGTLKIGDIVLAGTTYGRVKAMFNERGQNVKKAGPSTPIQILGINGAPQAGDRFNVMQTDREAKEIAMKREHLAREQSFRAQKHITLEEIGRRIAIGNFQELNLIVKGDVDGSIEALSDSLLKLSNNEVQVNVIHKAVGQISESDVLLAAASNAIIIGFQVRPSVAARKMAEHEEIDIRLYSVIYDAINEIKDAIEGMLAPEVKEQITGTAEILEVFKISKVGSIAGCIVREGKIKRNNSVRVIRDGIVVYTGELGSLKRFKDDVKEVTSGFECGMNVERFNDIKVGDFIEAFEEVEVKKKL comes from the coding sequence ATGGTTGAAGGGAAAAAAACACGACTTAGAGAAGTAGCCAAAGAATTTAACGTTGGCATAAATACGATTGTTCAATTTCTTGACAAAAAAGGTATACACATTGAAAGCAATCCGAATAGTCGCATTGACGAAGATGTGTATGTTATTCTGTTCAAAGAATATGCTACCGATATCAATCTAAAAAAAGAATCTGAAAGACTAAATATTTTAAATCCTGTAAAACCACAAACAGTTACTATCGATCAAGTAGGTGACACAGTAGTAGAAGAGGATACTGAGGTTAGAATAACCGATTTTACTGCGACGAAAACAGAAAGTACTAGTACTCCAGCGGAACCTGAAGAGAAAGATTTGCGACCAACAGAAAAACCAGACGTTAAAATTCTTGGCAAAATAGATCTTGATACACCCAAAAAACAAAAGCCTGAAACCAAAAAACAAGAGAAGACAGAAATAAAAGAGTCCAAAGAATCAAAAACTTCAACCAAAGCCGAAAAGAAATCTGATAAAAAGCAAGCAGAGAGCATAACGCTTGTACCTGATAAGTCGCAAGAGCCAGTAGTTGTTGATAAAATTGAACTTGATTCTAAGACCAAAGATAAAAAGGATGTAAAAAAAGCATCCAAAGATGATAAAGAAAAACTGCAACCTGCGGCTAAAAAGCCTGATGAGGCGATAAAAGGGAGCGAATCCGATACAAAAGCAGAGACCGCAAGTACCACAACCGAAAAGGAAGAGATATCCTTTATTCAGTCAAGAGTTGAGAAGTTGAGTGGTCCAAAAGTATTGGGTAGGATTGAATTACCCGAAGAAAGAAAAAGAAAACCGGGTGAAACAGCAGCAAGTTCAGAAGAATCAGGAGACGCCAAGAAAAAGAGAAGGCGTCGTAAACGTATAAAAAAAGAGATAACAGAAGTAGATAAACCGCAGGAAAGCCCTACAGCAAAATCAAGACCTGCTGAATCTGATAGAACGCAACGCGAGGCAGGAGGAGAACGTAAGAGAAGACCGCAACAGACAACAAGAAAGAAAGCTCCGGCAAAACCTGAAATCAGTGAAGATGACGTTGCAAAACAAATAAAAGATACGTTAGCGAGACTTACAACAAAGACAAAATCGAGAGCAGCAAGATATCGTCGCGAAAAGCGCGACGCAGCGCATGAAAGACAACTACATGATACAGAAGAACAAGAAGCAACAAAAAATGTTCTAAAAGTTACCGAGTTCGTATCAGTTAACGATCTCTCAACGATGATGGATGTTCCTGTAAACGAGGTAATTGCAACTTGTGTGAATATGGGGCTGTTTGTTTCAATAAATCAAAGACTAGATGCTGAAACAATGGCTCTTGTTGTTGATGAGTTCGGTTATGAAATAGAATTTGTAAGTGCCGAAGTACTCGAAGCAATTCACGATGATGAGGAGGATTCGGAAGAGGATTTGGTAACACGTCCACCAATCGTAACAGTTATGGGTCACGTTGACCATGGGAAAACATCACTACTTGACAGAATACGCGACACTAACGTAATTGCTGGCGAAGCTGGTGGTATTACCCAACATATAGGAGCTTACAGTGTTGAGCTATCAAGCGGAAGAATAATTACTTTCCTTGATACGCCAGGTCACGAAGCCTTTACTGCTATGCGTGCACGTGGTGCTCAGGTTACAGACGTTGCTATAATCACAATTGCTGCAGACGATAGCGTTATGCCTCAGACACGCGAGGCTATTAACCACGCACAGGCAGCTGGCGTACCTATAGTATTTGCAATCAATAAAATAGATAAAGAGACGGCAAACCCCGAAAAAATCAAACAGGAACTCGCTAGTATGAATATTCTTGTTGAAGATTGGGGCGGAAAATATCAATCGCAAGAGATATCGGCTAAAAAAGGAATAAACGTTAAAGAGTTGTTAGAAAAGGTGTTGGTTGAGTCAGATCTATTAGAACTAAAAGCCAACCCGAAAAGACGTGCGTCAGGAACGGTTATTGAAAGCCAGTTGGATAAGGGTCGTGGATACGTTGCAACTGTCCTTGTTCAAAACGGAACATTAAAAATCGGAGATATCGTTTTAGCAGGAACTACCTACGGACGTGTAAAAGCGATGTTTAACGAACGCGGACAAAATGTAAAAAAAGCAGGACCATCAACGCCAATTCAGATTTTAGGAATCAACGGTGCTCCGCAGGCTGGAGACAGATTCAACGTTATGCAGACAGACAGGGAAGCCAAAGAAATTGCTATGAAACGCGAGCACCTCGCGAGAGAGCAAAGCTTTAGAGCTCAAAAACATATCACTCTTGAAGAGATCGGAAGAAGAATTGCAATTGGAAACTTCCAAGAGTTGAACTTAATTGTAAAAGGTGACGTTGACGGCTCAATTGAAGCATTAAGCGACTCGTTGTTAAAGCTTTCAAATAATGAGGTACAAGTTAATGTTATTCATAAGGCTGTTGGACAAATTTCTGAATCGGACGTTTTGTTAGCAGCTGCTTCAAATGCTATAATTATTGGATTCCAGGTGCGTCCTTCAGTAGCAGCACGAAAAATGGCAGAACATGAGGAGATTGACATCAGACTCTATTCAGTTATTTATGATGCTATTAATGAAATTAAAGATGCTATTGAGGGAATGTTGGCACCAGAGGTTAAGGAGCAAATAACAGGAACAGCTGAAATTCTCGAGGTGTTTAAAATCTCTAAAGTTGGCTCCATTGCTGGTTGTATCGTGCGAGAAGGGAAAATTAAGCGTAATAACAGTGTACGAGTTATCAGAGACGGGATAGTCGTTTATACTGGTGAATTAGGCTCATTAAAACGTTTTAAAGACGATGTAAAAGAAGTAACAAGTGGCTTTGAATGCGGTATGAACGTTGAAAGGTTTAACGATATAAAAGTTGGAGACTTTATTGAAGCCTTTGAAGAGGTTGAAGTAAAAAAGAAACTTTAA
- a CDS encoding DUF4843 domain-containing protein, with amino-acid sequence MCKKILFKIFLLSIVIVIINFIYSKWFYESDIQKHSDIINLVRDIPNDADIIYIGESSNITFRGDDIDKRPISAFIGDFFPKLNTYDITKPASHAGIYKVLLENIPTDNQVKTIVVTLNLRSFNAEWIYSNLETPLQKSLVLIKQYPPLFNRFLLSFKGYDIKSESEREQQCRKKMKSDKFKLPFDFQFQNVIEWDNWMANSGIKDSSGNIDYEQTKLACAYIKTYGFQIDTTNNPRIKDFNEIIKLAQKRGWNLLFNLLAENTEKAKELVGDDLIFMINENAKILEQYFQNRGVKVVSSLNSVENEQFIDQDWTTEHYAEKGRKTVAKNVSEALKTWHNEFYVEADYSITYHTDFFNDCDDKNVVWGQMHTITTELAYSGKKSSLTGAGNDFSITLEYPLKVIPDSLKQNIAIELMLNQASLNHNTMLVMEAYGTDFNPYWVGFDLKSDINEVNKWVKYNKNIIIPDTIKQADLIKIYIYNPSQEKIFIDDFRITVEK; translated from the coding sequence TACAGCAAATGGTTCTATGAGTCTGATATTCAAAAACATTCAGACATAATAAATTTGGTTAGAGATATTCCAAATGATGCAGATATTATTTACATAGGTGAATCATCAAATATCACTTTTCGTGGAGATGATATTGATAAAAGACCCATTTCTGCATTTATCGGAGATTTTTTTCCAAAATTAAACACTTACGACATTACAAAACCTGCAAGCCATGCGGGTATTTATAAGGTTTTGCTAGAAAATATTCCTACCGATAACCAGGTTAAAACCATTGTTGTTACCCTAAACCTGCGATCTTTTAATGCAGAATGGATCTATTCGAATCTTGAGACACCGTTGCAAAAAAGCTTAGTCCTTATCAAACAGTATCCACCATTATTCAACAGGTTTTTGCTGTCATTCAAAGGATATGATATTAAATCAGAGAGCGAGCGAGAACAGCAATGTAGGAAGAAAATGAAAAGTGATAAATTCAAACTACCATTTGATTTTCAATTTCAAAACGTGATTGAATGGGATAATTGGATGGCAAATTCAGGCATAAAAGACAGTAGTGGAAATATTGACTACGAACAGACCAAGTTGGCTTGTGCCTATATTAAAACCTATGGTTTCCAAATAGATACCACAAATAATCCCAGAATTAAGGATTTTAATGAGATAATTAAACTAGCTCAAAAAAGGGGCTGGAACCTTCTTTTTAATCTATTGGCTGAAAATACCGAAAAAGCAAAGGAGTTGGTCGGTGATGATTTAATTTTTATGATAAACGAAAACGCTAAAATTCTGGAACAATATTTTCAGAACAGAGGTGTTAAAGTGGTTAGTAGTCTGAATTCAGTAGAAAATGAACAGTTTATTGACCAAGACTGGACTACAGAACATTATGCAGAAAAGGGGAGAAAAACAGTTGCCAAAAACGTTTCTGAAGCATTAAAGACCTGGCACAATGAATTTTACGTAGAAGCAGATTACAGTATCACATACCACACGGACTTCTTTAATGACTGCGATGATAAAAATGTGGTTTGGGGACAAATGCACACAATAACCACAGAATTAGCTTATTCTGGCAAAAAGTCGTCTCTGACTGGTGCAGGCAACGATTTCAGTATTACATTGGAGTATCCCCTAAAAGTTATACCTGACAGCCTGAAACAAAATATTGCTATTGAACTCATGCTAAATCAAGCCTCCTTAAATCATAATACAATGCTAGTTATGGAAGCATATGGAACAGATTTTAACCCCTACTGGGTTGGATTTGATTTAAAAAGCGATATCAATGAAGTTAACAAATGGGTTAAATACAACAAAAACATCATTATTCCAGACACTATTAAGCAGGCAGATTTAATAAAAATATACATCTACAACCCATCGCAAGAAAAGATTTTTATAGATGATTTCAGAATAACGGTTGAAAAATAG